A stretch of Crossiella cryophila DNA encodes these proteins:
- a CDS encoding nucleobase:cation symporter-2 family protein — MPFRTRSTAGSPAHPVDEVLPAGRLLAFGLQHVLAMYAGAVAVPLIVGGAMKLPAADIAYLINADLLVCGIATLIQCVGVWRFGVRLPLMQGCTFAAVSPMVLIGTQGGGLPAIYGAVIVAGLAMTLAAPWFSRLLRFFPPVVTGTVILVIGLSLLPVAVNWAAGGVGSPEFAAPRNLGLALGVLLVILAAQRFLPGLWSRIAVLLGIVAGTLVAIPLGYTDFSGVTQAPLLGISTPFHFGLPTFELSAITAMLIVMAVTMIETSGSIVAIGELVDKPVDRRTLADGLRADGASTVLGGVLNTFPYTAFGQNIGLVALTGVRSRWVVATAGGILVLLGLVPALGAVVAAIPLPVLGGAGVAMFGTVAAGGVRTLSRVSFSGNNNLTVVAVSLGIGLIPVGVPGIYEAFPVWFKTVMQSGISAGCLAAVLLNLLFNHGVRREPAREEAVDGVPPTG, encoded by the coding sequence ATGCCATTCCGCACCAGAAGCACCGCGGGGAGCCCGGCGCACCCCGTCGATGAGGTCCTGCCCGCCGGGCGACTGCTCGCCTTCGGGCTGCAACACGTGCTGGCGATGTACGCGGGCGCGGTCGCCGTCCCGCTGATCGTGGGCGGGGCGATGAAGCTGCCCGCCGCCGACATCGCCTACCTGATCAACGCCGACCTGCTGGTCTGCGGCATCGCCACCCTGATCCAGTGCGTCGGGGTGTGGCGGTTCGGGGTGCGGCTGCCGCTGATGCAGGGCTGCACCTTCGCCGCGGTCAGCCCGATGGTGCTGATCGGCACCCAGGGCGGCGGCCTGCCCGCGATCTACGGCGCGGTGATCGTGGCCGGGCTGGCCATGACCCTGGCCGCGCCCTGGTTCAGCCGGTTGCTGCGGTTCTTCCCGCCGGTGGTCACCGGCACGGTGATCCTGGTGATCGGGCTGTCCCTGCTGCCGGTCGCGGTCAACTGGGCCGCCGGTGGCGTTGGCTCGCCGGAGTTCGCCGCACCGCGCAACCTGGGACTCGCACTGGGTGTGCTGCTGGTGATCCTGGCCGCGCAACGGTTCCTGCCAGGGCTGTGGTCCCGGATCGCCGTGCTGCTGGGCATCGTGGCCGGCACCCTGGTGGCGATCCCGTTGGGCTACACCGACTTCTCCGGCGTCACCCAGGCGCCGCTGCTGGGCATCAGCACCCCGTTCCACTTCGGACTGCCCACCTTCGAGCTGTCCGCGATCACCGCGATGCTGATCGTGATGGCGGTGACCATGATCGAGACCAGCGGCAGTATCGTGGCCATCGGCGAGCTGGTGGACAAGCCGGTGGACCGGCGCACGCTGGCCGACGGGCTGCGCGCGGACGGAGCGTCCACTGTGCTCGGTGGCGTGCTGAACACCTTCCCCTACACCGCATTCGGCCAGAACATCGGCCTGGTCGCGCTGACCGGGGTGCGCAGCCGGTGGGTGGTGGCCACCGCGGGCGGCATCCTGGTGCTGCTCGGCCTGGTGCCCGCACTCGGCGCGGTGGTGGCCGCGATCCCGCTGCCGGTACTGGGTGGCGCGGGCGTGGCCATGTTCGGCACGGTGGCCGCCGGCGGGGTGCGCACGCTGTCCAGGGTCTCCTTCAGCGGCAACAACAATCTCACCGTGGTCGCGGTGTCCCTTGGCATCGGGCTCATCCCCGTTGGCGTGCCGGGGATCTACGAGGCGTTCCCGGTCTGGTTCAAGACCGTCATGCAGTCCGGCATCAGCGCCGGTTGCCTGGCGGCGGTCCTGCTCAACCTGTTGTTCAACCACGGCGTCCGGCGCGAACCGGCGCGGGAGGAGGCGGTGGATGGAGTTCCTCCGACCGGCTAG
- a CDS encoding FAD binding domain-containing protein → MEFLRPASWPEALALKAEHPAAAPIAGGTDLMVELNFDRRRPPVLLDLGRITELTEWSETDGAVWLGAAVPYQRIITELGERLPGLAMASRTVGSPQIRNRGTVGGNLGSASPAGDAHPPLLAADAVVEVASVRGARTIPITEFFLGVKRSALAPDELIRAVRLPVAGGPQQFSKVGTRNAMVIAVCSFALSLHPARGTVGTGIGSAAPTPRRAPAAEELLAGELSWESPQPLPESLLIRFGELVAAAAAPIDDVRGSAAYRRHALAVLARRTLAWTWQDYRSGRWSRCA, encoded by the coding sequence ATGGAGTTCCTCCGACCGGCTAGCTGGCCGGAAGCCTTGGCGCTCAAGGCAGAGCACCCGGCAGCGGCGCCGATCGCCGGCGGCACCGACCTGATGGTCGAGCTGAACTTCGATCGCCGCCGCCCGCCGGTGCTGCTCGACCTGGGCCGGATCACCGAGCTGACCGAATGGTCCGAAACCGACGGTGCGGTCTGGCTGGGCGCTGCCGTGCCCTACCAGCGGATCATCACCGAACTCGGCGAGCGGCTGCCAGGACTGGCGATGGCCTCGCGCACGGTGGGCTCACCGCAGATCCGCAACCGGGGCACGGTCGGCGGCAACCTCGGCTCGGCCTCGCCGGCCGGAGACGCGCACCCGCCGCTGCTGGCCGCCGACGCGGTGGTCGAGGTGGCCTCGGTGCGCGGCGCCAGGACCATCCCGATCACCGAGTTCTTCCTCGGCGTCAAGCGCAGCGCACTGGCCCCCGACGAGCTGATCCGCGCGGTCCGGCTGCCGGTGGCCGGTGGGCCGCAACAGTTCTCCAAGGTCGGCACGCGCAACGCGATGGTGATCGCGGTCTGCTCCTTCGCCCTGTCCCTGCACCCGGCGCGGGGCACGGTGGGCACCGGCATCGGCTCGGCCGCGCCCACCCCGCGCCGCGCGCCGGCGGCCGAGGAGCTGCTGGCCGGTGAACTCTCCTGGGAGTCGCCACAACCGTTGCCGGAGAGCCTGCTCATCCGCTTCGGCGAACTGGTCGCGGCCGCGGCCGCCCCCATCGACGACGTCCGCGGCAGCGCGGCCTACCGGCGGCACGCGCTGGCCGTGCTCGCCCGCCGCACGCTGGCCTGGACCTGGCAGGACTATCGCTCCGGAAGGTGGTCACGATGCGCGTGA
- a CDS encoding (2Fe-2S)-binding protein has protein sequence MRVNLTVNGEPRQADDVWPGESLLYVLRERLGLPGSKNACEQGECGSCTVYLDDTPVCACLVAAGQAEGRAVRTVEGLATGDDLDPVQQAFVEAGAVQCGFCTPGLIVATHDLVRRNAKPTDPEIREALAGNLCRCTGYEKILDAVRLAATRREEAR, from the coding sequence ATGCGCGTGAACCTCACCGTCAACGGGGAGCCGCGGCAGGCCGACGACGTGTGGCCGGGCGAGAGCCTGCTCTACGTGCTGCGCGAGCGCCTCGGCCTGCCCGGCTCCAAGAACGCCTGCGAACAAGGCGAATGCGGCTCCTGCACGGTGTACCTGGACGACACCCCGGTGTGCGCCTGCCTGGTCGCGGCCGGGCAGGCCGAGGGCCGCGCGGTGCGCACCGTGGAGGGCCTGGCCACCGGCGACGACCTGGATCCGGTGCAGCAGGCGTTCGTGGAGGCGGGCGCGGTGCAGTGCGGGTTCTGCACGCCAGGACTGATCGTGGCAACGCACGACCTGGTGCGGCGCAACGCGAAACCCACCGATCCGGAGATCCGCGAGGCACTGGCCGGGAACCTGTGCCGCTGCACCGGTTACGAGAAGATCCTGGACGCGGTGCGGTTGGCCGCGACCCGGCGGGAGGAAGCCCGATGA
- a CDS encoding 8-oxoguanine deaminase, giving the protein MSRIVIENAAVSTVDSIGTEYANGHVVVEHGIITAVGPGPAPVSAQPTEHIDAHGCLVTPGLVNTHHHLYQWATRGIAQEENLFGWLVELYPIWARLDASVTHAAASAGLAWLARTGCTTAADHHYVYPRTGGDQLDAVISAARRIGVRLHAVRGSMDRGESAGGLPPDHIVEDTDAALEATEAAIDTHHDTSFDAQIRIAVGPCSPFSVSERLMREAAELARAKGVRLHTHLAETVEEEQKCLAELGCTPLEYADSLGWLGEDVWFAHGIHFSDKAIARLAATGTGVAHCPSSNARVGAGTCRVTDLMGVGVPVGLGADGAASNEGGGLGDELRQALYLARLRGGPDALTARQSLYLGTMGGARCLGRENEIGSIEVGKLADLAVWRIDGLGHAGIADPVAALVFASVPPLARLLVGGRSVVVDGELRTAGEDELAGDLRSASRRLQARLEVTQ; this is encoded by the coding sequence ATGAGCCGTATCGTGATCGAGAACGCCGCTGTGTCCACTGTGGACAGTATCGGCACCGAGTACGCCAACGGGCACGTGGTGGTGGAGCACGGGATCATCACCGCGGTCGGCCCCGGGCCGGCACCGGTGTCCGCACAACCAACCGAGCACATCGACGCGCACGGCTGCCTGGTCACCCCCGGCCTGGTCAACACCCACCACCACCTCTACCAGTGGGCCACCAGGGGCATCGCCCAGGAGGAGAACCTGTTCGGCTGGCTGGTCGAGCTGTACCCGATCTGGGCCCGGCTGGACGCCTCGGTCACCCATGCCGCGGCCAGCGCCGGACTGGCCTGGCTGGCCCGCACCGGCTGCACCACCGCCGCCGACCACCACTACGTCTACCCGCGCACCGGCGGCGACCAGCTGGACGCGGTGATCTCCGCGGCCCGCCGGATCGGGGTGCGGCTGCACGCGGTACGCGGCTCCATGGACCGCGGCGAGTCCGCGGGCGGGCTGCCGCCGGACCACATCGTGGAGGACACCGACGCCGCGCTGGAGGCCACCGAGGCGGCCATCGACACCCACCACGACACCTCCTTCGACGCCCAGATCCGGATCGCGGTCGGCCCCTGCTCGCCGTTCTCGGTGAGTGAGCGGCTGATGCGCGAGGCCGCGGAACTGGCCAGGGCCAAGGGCGTCCGGCTGCACACCCACCTCGCCGAGACCGTCGAGGAAGAGCAGAAGTGCCTGGCGGAGCTGGGCTGCACGCCCCTGGAGTACGCCGATTCGCTCGGCTGGCTGGGCGAGGACGTGTGGTTCGCGCACGGCATCCACTTCTCCGACAAGGCCATCGCCCGGCTCGCCGCCACCGGCACCGGGGTCGCGCACTGCCCCAGCTCCAACGCCAGGGTCGGCGCGGGCACCTGCCGGGTCACCGACCTGATGGGCGTCGGCGTGCCGGTCGGCCTGGGCGCGGACGGCGCGGCCTCCAACGAGGGCGGCGGCCTGGGCGACGAACTGCGTCAGGCGCTCTACCTGGCCCGGCTGCGCGGCGGCCCGGACGCGCTGACCGCCCGCCAGTCGCTGTACCTGGGCACCATGGGCGGGGCGCGCTGTCTGGGGCGGGAGAACGAGATCGGCTCGATCGAGGTGGGCAAGCTGGCCGACCTGGCGGTGTGGCGGATCGACGGGCTCGGCCACGCCGGCATCGCCGATCCCGTTGCCGCACTGGTGTTCGCCTCCGTCCCGCCGCTGGCCCGGCTGCTCGTCGGCGGCCGCAGTGTGGTGGTCGACGGCGAACTGCGCACCGCGGGCGAGGACGAGCTGGCCGGGGATCTGCGCTCGGCCAGCCGCCGGTTGCAGGCCAGGCTGGAGGTGACCCAGTGA
- a CDS encoding molybdopterin cofactor-binding domain-containing protein gives MTTSEVRSTVTGGIGQSPLRPDGNLKVKGEFAYSSDLWAADMLWGATLRSPHAHARITSLDIAAALAVPGVHAVLTHTDVPGRNAFGLEHVDQPVLAVDRIRYQGEAIAIVAADHPETARRAMERIAVGYEVLEPVTDSELAAHEPQHNPLHANGNLVRHVPIRRGDPDATAEVVVSGVYHVGMQDQAFLGPESGLAVPAEDGGVELYVATQWLHVDQGQVAQALGLPTDQVRITLAGVGGAFGAREDLSMQVHACLLALHTGRPVKMVYSREESFFGHVHRHPARMHYEHGATRDGKLVYVKARLYLDGGAYASTTAAVVANATTLGVGPYEVPNVVLDGYGVYTNNPPCGAMRGFGAVQACFGYESQMDKLAAALEMDPVELRIRNAVAEGSVMPTGQVIDSAAPVAELLRLVKAKPLPTVDSARDILELPGGAANTTHGEGVRRGIGYGVGVKNVCFSEGFDDYSTARVRLSVIGGEPVALVHTAAAEVGQGLVTLLGQIARTELGVQQVAIAPADTSIGSAGSTSASRQSYVTGGATKAACEAVRAKLLALSGDRWPLSPEELVTVLGDAVIEETVEWRHRPTETLDPLSGQGNAHVQYAFAAHRAVVDVDLELGLVKVVELACAQDVGKALNPQAVLGQIQGGSAQGLGLAVMEEIQIRDGLIRNPSFTDYLIPTILDMPPMVIDVLELADPNAPYGLRGVGEPPTISVTPAIAAAIRAASGLDLDRVPVRPEHLTGT, from the coding sequence GTGACCACCAGCGAGGTCCGCTCCACCGTCACCGGCGGCATCGGTCAGAGCCCGCTGCGGCCCGACGGCAACCTGAAGGTCAAGGGCGAGTTCGCCTACTCCTCGGACCTGTGGGCCGCGGACATGCTCTGGGGCGCCACCCTGCGCAGTCCGCACGCGCACGCCCGGATCACCAGCCTGGACATCGCCGCCGCCCTCGCCGTGCCCGGCGTGCACGCGGTGCTCACCCACACCGATGTGCCCGGCCGCAACGCTTTCGGGCTGGAACACGTGGACCAGCCGGTGCTCGCGGTGGACCGGATCCGGTACCAGGGCGAGGCGATCGCCATCGTGGCCGCCGACCACCCGGAGACCGCCCGCCGTGCCATGGAACGGATCGCGGTCGGCTACGAGGTACTGGAACCGGTCACCGACAGCGAGCTGGCCGCGCACGAACCCCAGCACAACCCGTTGCACGCCAACGGGAACCTGGTCCGGCACGTGCCCATCCGGCGCGGTGACCCTGACGCCACCGCCGAGGTCGTGGTCTCCGGCGTGTACCACGTCGGCATGCAGGACCAGGCCTTCCTCGGCCCCGAATCCGGTCTCGCGGTGCCTGCCGAGGACGGCGGGGTCGAGCTGTACGTGGCCACCCAGTGGCTGCACGTGGACCAGGGCCAGGTCGCGCAAGCCCTTGGCCTGCCGACGGATCAGGTGCGGATCACCCTGGCCGGGGTGGGCGGCGCGTTCGGCGCCCGCGAGGACCTGTCCATGCAGGTGCACGCCTGCCTGCTCGCCCTGCACACCGGCCGCCCGGTGAAGATGGTGTACAGCCGCGAGGAGAGCTTCTTCGGGCACGTGCACCGGCACCCGGCCCGGATGCACTACGAGCACGGCGCGACCAGAGACGGGAAACTGGTCTACGTCAAGGCCAGGCTCTACCTGGACGGCGGCGCCTACGCCTCCACCACCGCCGCCGTGGTGGCCAACGCCACCACCCTGGGCGTCGGCCCGTACGAGGTGCCCAACGTGGTGCTGGACGGCTACGGCGTCTACACCAACAACCCGCCCTGCGGCGCGATGCGCGGTTTCGGCGCGGTGCAGGCGTGTTTCGGCTACGAGTCTCAGATGGACAAACTCGCCGCGGCGCTGGAGATGGACCCGGTGGAGTTGCGCATCCGCAACGCCGTCGCCGAGGGCAGCGTGATGCCCACCGGCCAGGTCATCGACTCCGCCGCCCCGGTGGCCGAACTGCTCCGGCTGGTCAAGGCCAAGCCACTGCCCACAGTGGACAGTGCGCGGGACATCCTGGAACTGCCCGGCGGCGCGGCCAACACCACCCACGGCGAAGGCGTGCGACGCGGGATCGGCTACGGCGTCGGGGTGAAGAACGTCTGCTTCTCCGAGGGTTTCGACGACTACTCCACCGCCAGGGTCCGGCTCTCGGTGATCGGCGGCGAACCGGTGGCGCTGGTGCACACCGCGGCGGCCGAGGTCGGCCAGGGCCTGGTCACCCTGCTCGGCCAGATCGCCCGCACCGAACTCGGCGTGCAGCAGGTCGCCATCGCCCCCGCGGACACCTCCATCGGCAGCGCCGGCTCCACCTCGGCCTCCCGGCAGAGCTACGTCACCGGCGGCGCGACCAAGGCCGCCTGCGAGGCCGTCCGCGCCAAACTCCTCGCCCTGAGCGGAGATCGCTGGCCGCTGAGCCCCGAGGAACTGGTCACGGTGCTCGGGGACGCGGTGATCGAGGAGACCGTGGAGTGGCGGCACCGGCCCACCGAGACCCTGGACCCGTTGAGCGGACAGGGGAACGCGCACGTGCAGTACGCCTTCGCCGCGCACCGGGCGGTGGTCGACGTGGACCTGGAACTGGGCCTGGTCAAGGTGGTCGAGCTGGCCTGCGCCCAGGACGTGGGCAAGGCGCTGAACCCGCAGGCGGTGCTCGGCCAGATCCAGGGCGGCAGCGCGCAGGGCCTCGGCCTGGCCGTGATGGAGGAGATCCAGATCAGGGACGGCCTGATCCGCAACCCCTCCTTCACCGACTACCTCATCCCCACCATCCTGGACATGCCGCCGATGGTGATCGACGTGCTCGAACTCGCCGACCCGAACGCGCCCTACGGCCTGCGCGGCGTCGGCGAACCGCCGACCATCTCGGTCACCCCGGCCATCGCCGCCGCCATCCGCGCCGCCAGCGGCCTGGACCTGGACCGCGTCCCCGTTCGCCCCGAGCACCTCACCGGCACGTAG
- the allB gene encoding allantoinase AllB: protein MYDLVLRSRRTCLPTGEQPAAVAVHNGRIAAVAAHGADLPAHTDTDLGEVALLPGLVDTHVHVNEPGRTEWEGFATATAAAAAGGVTTIIDMPLNSLPPTVDVAALNVKRQAAQGSCFVDVGFWGGAIPGKLHELPALHAEGVFGFKCFTVDSGVPEFPPLSWPEIDQALRQLSTLDALLIVHAEDSEELAAAPTATGRRYADFLASRPSSVENTAVAHLAALAAGANARAHVLHLSSAEALSIVAEAKAAGVRLTAETCPHYLTLTAETVPEGATEFKCCPPIREAANQDLLWQGLADGTLDCVVSDHSPSTPAEKFKGDGDFGIAWGGVSSLQLGLPVLWTAARARGVPLSQVVDWMSARPAALAGLTRKGRIAVGCDADLLAFAADERFTVSPGELRHRHPITPYAGRELTGVVRRTWLRGNTIGARPHGALLRRDGG from the coding sequence ATGTACGACCTCGTACTGCGCTCCCGGCGAACCTGCCTGCCCACCGGCGAACAACCGGCCGCCGTGGCCGTCCACAACGGACGGATCGCGGCGGTCGCCGCGCACGGCGCCGACCTGCCCGCGCACACCGACACCGACCTGGGCGAGGTGGCCCTGCTGCCCGGCCTGGTCGACACGCACGTGCACGTCAACGAGCCCGGCCGCACCGAATGGGAGGGCTTCGCCACCGCGACCGCGGCGGCCGCGGCAGGCGGCGTCACCACCATCATCGACATGCCGCTCAACTCGCTGCCACCCACCGTCGACGTCGCGGCCCTCAACGTCAAACGCCAGGCGGCCCAAGGCAGCTGCTTCGTCGACGTCGGCTTCTGGGGCGGCGCGATCCCCGGCAAACTGCACGAACTGCCCGCCCTGCACGCCGAGGGCGTGTTCGGCTTCAAGTGCTTCACCGTCGACTCCGGCGTGCCCGAGTTCCCACCGCTGTCCTGGCCGGAGATCGACCAGGCCCTGCGTCAACTGTCCACACTGGACGCGTTGCTCATCGTGCACGCCGAGGACAGCGAGGAACTCGCCGCCGCACCCACCGCCACGGGCAGGCGGTACGCGGACTTCCTGGCCTCCCGGCCAAGCAGTGTGGAGAACACCGCCGTCGCCCACCTGGCCGCCCTGGCCGCCGGGGCGAACGCCAGAGCCCATGTGCTGCACCTGTCCTCGGCCGAGGCACTGTCCATTGTGGCTGAAGCCAAGGCGGCGGGTGTCCGGCTGACCGCCGAGACCTGCCCGCACTACCTCACCCTCACCGCCGAGACCGTGCCCGAGGGCGCCACCGAGTTCAAGTGCTGCCCGCCGATCCGCGAGGCCGCCAACCAGGACCTGCTCTGGCAGGGACTCGCCGACGGCACCCTGGACTGCGTGGTGTCCGACCACTCGCCCAGCACCCCGGCGGAGAAGTTCAAGGGAGACGGCGACTTCGGCATCGCCTGGGGCGGGGTGTCCTCCCTCCAGCTCGGCCTGCCGGTGCTGTGGACCGCCGCCCGAGCCCGCGGCGTGCCGCTGTCCCAGGTGGTCGACTGGATGTCCGCCCGCCCCGCCGCACTGGCCGGACTGACCCGCAAGGGCCGGATCGCGGTGGGCTGTGACGCCGATCTCCTCGCCTTCGCCGCCGACGAACGGTTCACTGTGAGTCCGGGCGAACTACGCCACCGGCACCCGATCACCCCGTACGCGGGGCGGGAGCTGACCGGTGTGGTCCGCCGGACCTGGTTGCGCGGCAACACCATCGGCGCGCGGCCACACGGAGCACTGCTGCGGCGCGACGGAGGCTGA
- the alc gene encoding allantoicase yields the protein MDTALPDLAARNLGGSVLAANDEFFAEKENLIKPGPPVFRPHTFTPKGQEYDGWETRRRRGVPGEDWVIVRLGVPGIPRAIVVDTSFFKGNYPEQATVHGAALTGYPTEAELDAADWVELVPRSPLQGHTQNEFAVRTSLRITHIRLTIHPDGGVARLRVHGEPLPDPRDLVGVPLDLAATASGGRAVQASDGFFSPPDNMLQPGESKYMSDGWETARRRGDGNDWAVLRLTAEAIPRVIEVSTLHYKGNSPGAVTLSGRTADGDWAPLLPRTALLPDTGHRFRVPEPRPVTEIRLDIHPDGGVGRLRVYGPLTTAGRHDLALRWFNALSGAQAKAVLQAHGLSENDSIALLHVRPATQLPAVLRELGRDTFPSPE from the coding sequence ATGGACACCGCTCTGCCCGATCTGGCCGCCCGCAACCTGGGCGGCTCGGTGCTGGCCGCCAACGACGAGTTCTTCGCCGAGAAGGAGAACCTGATCAAGCCGGGGCCGCCGGTGTTCCGCCCGCACACCTTCACCCCCAAGGGCCAGGAGTACGACGGCTGGGAGACCCGCCGCCGCCGCGGTGTGCCCGGCGAGGACTGGGTGATCGTCCGGCTCGGCGTGCCCGGCATCCCGCGCGCCATCGTGGTGGACACCAGCTTCTTCAAGGGCAACTACCCGGAACAGGCCACCGTGCACGGCGCGGCCCTGACCGGCTACCCCACCGAGGCCGAACTCGACGCCGCCGACTGGGTCGAACTCGTGCCGCGCAGCCCGCTGCAGGGCCACACCCAGAACGAGTTCGCCGTGCGGACCTCCTTACGGATCACGCACATCCGGCTGACCATCCACCCCGACGGCGGCGTGGCCCGGCTGCGCGTGCACGGCGAACCCCTGCCCGACCCGCGTGACCTGGTCGGCGTGCCGCTGGACCTGGCCGCCACCGCCAGCGGCGGCCGCGCCGTGCAGGCCAGCGACGGCTTCTTCTCCCCGCCGGACAACATGCTCCAGCCCGGCGAGTCCAAGTACATGAGCGACGGCTGGGAAACCGCCCGTCGCCGCGGCGACGGCAACGACTGGGCGGTGCTCCGGCTCACCGCCGAGGCCATCCCGCGGGTGATCGAGGTCAGCACCCTGCACTACAAGGGCAACTCCCCCGGCGCCGTCACCCTCTCCGGCCGCACCGCGGACGGCGACTGGGCGCCGCTGCTGCCCAGGACGGCGCTGCTGCCCGACACCGGCCACCGCTTCCGGGTGCCCGAACCCCGCCCGGTCACCGAGATCCGGCTGGACATCCACCCCGACGGCGGCGTCGGCAGGCTGCGCGTCTACGGCCCGCTCACCACCGCAGGCAGGCACGACCTGGCACTGCGCTGGTTCAACGCGCTCTCCGGCGCGCAGGCCAAGGCCGTGCTCCAGGCACACGGGCTGAGTGAGAACGACTCCATCGCGCTGCTGCACGTCCGCCCGGCCACCCAACTGCCCGCTGTGCTGCGCGAACTGGGCCGGGACACCTTCCCGTCCCCGGAGTGA
- a CDS encoding DUF3592 domain-containing protein yields the protein MTPGELHWEWLPGALILLVSIVLAVLLLRTLHWRTQGVNTAATVLSSRTQLYEDRNPGVGPEWVTRVEHYATVAYQDSRGEQHVTEIRGDHSVGESVQVLYLPESPERAVSARSVSVGALLVGATVLLAWLAFMLYLAERTT from the coding sequence ATGACACCGGGCGAACTGCACTGGGAGTGGCTGCCTGGCGCCCTGATCCTGCTGGTCAGCATCGTGCTGGCGGTACTGCTGCTGCGCACCCTGCACTGGCGGACCCAGGGCGTGAACACCGCGGCCACCGTGTTGAGCAGCCGCACCCAGCTCTATGAGGACCGCAATCCAGGGGTTGGCCCCGAATGGGTGACGCGGGTCGAGCACTACGCCACCGTCGCCTACCAGGACAGCCGCGGCGAGCAGCACGTCACCGAGATCCGCGGCGACCACAGCGTTGGCGAGTCGGTCCAGGTGCTCTACCTGCCGGAGAGCCCCGAACGCGCCGTCTCGGCCCGCTCGGTCTCGGTGGGCGCCCTGCTGGTCGGCGCCACCGTGCTGCTGGCCTGGCTGGCCTTCATGCTCTACCTGGCCGAACGCACCACGTGA
- a CDS encoding nucleotidyltransferase family protein — MSRVAGLVLAAGAGRRYGGPKALARHDGVLFLDLATTVLLDGGCDPVYAVLGAAADEVLATANLLDVTPIHNPDWPTGMGSSLRAGLAALPADVEAVIVLPVDMPGLTAEAVRRVRAHAAPTALAAATFHGRRGHPVLFGRAHWAGAAAAAIGDTGAREYLRTHPPLPVPCEDVAEGSDVDTPNPLG, encoded by the coding sequence GTGAGCCGAGTAGCGGGACTCGTGCTCGCCGCCGGAGCGGGCCGCCGCTACGGCGGTCCCAAGGCCCTGGCCCGCCACGACGGCGTGCTCTTCCTCGACCTGGCCACCACCGTGCTGCTCGACGGCGGCTGCGACCCCGTCTACGCCGTGCTCGGCGCGGCCGCCGACGAGGTCCTGGCCACCGCCAACCTCCTCGACGTCACCCCCATCCACAACCCGGACTGGCCGACCGGCATGGGCTCCTCGCTGCGCGCCGGACTCGCCGCGCTGCCCGCCGACGTCGAGGCGGTCATCGTGCTGCCGGTGGACATGCCCGGCCTCACCGCCGAAGCCGTCCGCCGGGTCCGCGCGCACGCCGCGCCCACCGCGCTGGCCGCCGCCACCTTCCACGGCAGGCGCGGGCACCCGGTGCTGTTCGGCCGCGCGCACTGGGCCGGCGCGGCCGCCGCGGCGATCGGCGACACCGGCGCCCGCGAGTACCTCCGAACCCACCCACCGCTGCCGGTGCCGTGCGAGGACGTGGCCGAAGGATCCGATGTGGACACTCCGAACCCGTTGGGCTGA